One window of Flavobacteriales bacterium genomic DNA carries:
- the ric gene encoding iron-sulfur cluster repair di-iron protein, producing the protein MKITPERTVGSIVAEDYRAAAVLTKYGIDFCCKGGRSVQEVCENKNIDQNKLAEDITTLLARDAKSGDDARTWPLDQLADHVETVHHRYVEERGPIIQQYLAKLCRVHGERHPELFTINDEFNACVGAMASHMKKEELVLFPFVRNLAKSERSNEPFKTPHFGTVENPVNMMMEDHVAEGERFERMGAVSDSFTPPADGCATYATAFSMLKEFEEDLHLHIHLENNIMFPRAIALERSLAHVAN; encoded by the coding sequence ATGAAGATCACACCCGAACGGACCGTGGGGTCCATCGTCGCCGAGGATTATCGTGCGGCGGCCGTGCTCACCAAGTACGGCATTGACTTCTGCTGCAAGGGCGGCCGCTCCGTGCAGGAAGTTTGCGAGAACAAGAACATCGACCAGAACAAACTGGCCGAGGATATCACCACACTTCTGGCCCGTGATGCCAAGAGCGGTGACGATGCCCGCACCTGGCCCTTGGACCAGCTCGCGGACCATGTGGAGACGGTACACCACCGGTACGTGGAGGAGCGCGGACCGATCATTCAACAGTACTTGGCCAAGCTCTGCAGGGTGCATGGCGAGCGCCATCCGGAGCTGTTCACGATCAATGATGAGTTCAACGCTTGTGTGGGGGCCATGGCCTCACACATGAAAAAGGAGGAGCTGGTGCTCTTCCCCTTCGTGCGCAACCTGGCCAAGAGCGAGCGTAGCAATGAGCCGTTCAAGACACCGCACTTCGGAACGGTGGAGAACCCGGTTAACATGATGATGGAGGATCACGTCGCCGAGGGCGAGCGCTTCGAACGCATGGGTGCCGTCAGTGACAGCTTCACCCCGCCAGCGGACGGATGTGCCACATATGCCACGGCCTTCAGCATGCTGAAAGAGTTCGAGGAGGACCTGCACCTGCACATTCACTTGGAGAACAACATCATGTTCCCCCGTGCGATAGCGTTGGAGAGGAGCTTGGCGCATGTCGCCAATTAA
- a CDS encoding hemerythrin domain-containing protein, translated as MSPIKRLPELQGISREHHDGLLLSWKIRAGTAKGVAPARIRRYCRRFLREQLKPHFNIEESVLFPVLGMDHPGVRKAMAEHRRLQRLINGNSDAVVAVALVEEELEAHIRFEERHLFNLIQKAATPEQLAEIERAHADLPQQEAKGGKPEDVFWE; from the coding sequence ATGTCGCCAATTAAGCGACTTCCTGAACTACAGGGGATCAGCCGTGAGCACCACGACGGGCTCCTGCTGAGCTGGAAGATCAGGGCGGGCACCGCGAAAGGCGTGGCGCCCGCCCGCATACGCCGTTATTGCAGACGTTTTCTCCGGGAACAGCTCAAACCTCATTTCAACATCGAGGAAAGCGTGCTGTTCCCCGTCCTCGGCATGGATCATCCCGGCGTGCGCAAGGCCATGGCGGAGCACCGGCGCCTACAGCGGTTGATCAATGGCAACAGTGATGCGGTGGTGGCCGTGGCTTTGGTCGAGGAGGAACTGGAGGCGCACATCCGTTTTGAGGAACGGCATCTGTTCAACCTGATCCAGAAGGCGGCTACGCCGGAGCAGCTCGCGGAAATTGAGCGGGCGCATGCGGACCTGCCCCAGCAGGAGGCCAAGGGAGGCAAGCCGGAGGACGTATTCTGGGAGTGA
- a CDS encoding flippase-like domain-containing protein — protein sequence MAKVVQEELGIDPKDEREVRRSFRAWRSVLPILFGLFAVAFLLWHELHEEGFEQVEAGTGSYAWTDANHNGEVDLGTSAEFVPAVHGGYRLMSGMERLRSVHLAPWGLLLLFGALIANGLRDYGYILRLRILTDGEFGWKRSFQVIALWEFATAVAPAVVGGTSVAIYVMAKDGTPLGRSAAIVLVTAMLDELFFLVFAPAVFFLVGMDRLFPPELDEAMWGLPVQALFWIGYAFIAVMKITVFYSVFFRPRAIKLFLVNLFKHRWIRRFRPHMAEAGDDLIAASDQFKGRSVGFWLKAIAATWCSWGARFLVLNLIAAAFFNVSDHLLMYARQIVLWVILLISPTPGASGAAEFAFVGFMRDLLPAGAMLVVVALLWRLFTYYLYLFVGAAVAPGWLRRTGKPRPD from the coding sequence GTGGCAAAGGTGGTGCAAGAAGAGCTGGGCATCGACCCGAAGGATGAGCGCGAGGTGCGGCGTTCGTTCCGGGCGTGGCGTTCGGTGCTGCCCATCCTGTTCGGACTTTTTGCGGTGGCCTTTCTCCTGTGGCATGAATTGCATGAGGAGGGCTTTGAGCAAGTGGAGGCCGGCACCGGCAGCTACGCTTGGACGGATGCCAACCACAACGGCGAGGTGGACCTCGGCACGTCGGCGGAGTTCGTTCCTGCGGTACACGGCGGCTACCGTTTGATGAGCGGTATGGAGCGCTTGCGCAGCGTCCATCTCGCGCCTTGGGGCCTGTTGCTGCTGTTCGGCGCGCTGATCGCCAACGGCCTGCGTGACTACGGCTACATCCTGCGGCTGCGCATCCTCACCGACGGCGAGTTCGGCTGGAAACGCTCCTTCCAAGTGATCGCGCTCTGGGAATTCGCCACTGCGGTGGCCCCTGCGGTGGTGGGCGGCACCAGCGTGGCGATCTACGTGATGGCCAAGGACGGTACCCCGCTGGGGCGCAGCGCCGCGATCGTGCTGGTGACCGCCATGCTCGACGAGTTGTTCTTCCTCGTGTTCGCACCGGCGGTGTTCTTCCTCGTAGGCATGGACAGACTGTTCCCGCCGGAACTGGACGAAGCGATGTGGGGGCTTCCCGTGCAGGCGCTCTTCTGGATCGGTTATGCATTTATCGCGGTGATGAAGATCACCGTGTTCTATTCCGTCTTCTTCCGGCCCCGGGCGATCAAGCTGTTCTTGGTGAACCTCTTCAAGCACCGCTGGATCCGCCGTTTCCGGCCGCACATGGCCGAAGCCGGCGACGATCTCATCGCGGCCAGCGATCAGTTCAAGGGCAGGTCGGTCGGCTTCTGGCTGAAAGCGATCGCGGCCACTTGGTGCTCATGGGGCGCACGCTTCCTCGTGCTCAACCTCATCGCAGCGGCGTTCTTCAATGTGAGCGACCACTTGCTGATGTATGCACGCCAGATCGTGCTGTGGGTGATCCTGCTCATCAGCCCCACGCCCGGTGCGAGCGGCGCGGCGGAGTTCGCCTTCGTAGGCTTTATGCGCGACCTGCTTCCGGCCGGGGCGATGCTCGTGGTGGTGGCCTTGCTCTGGCGCTTGTTCACCTACTACCTCTATCTCTTCGTAGGGGCAGCCGTGGCCCCGGGCTGGTTGCGGCGCACTGGAAAGCCCCGCCCTGACTGA
- a CDS encoding DMT family transporter encodes MPSPLDRRSLALAALFFVNLLYGINYVVAKGLMPGVIGPSGLILLRVAGANLLFWPMWLLKRERVAWSDAKRLVLCGVSGVAINQLMFFHGLMRTSPVHASIIMVATPILVLVLSGVLIGERITRNKALGVGLGAVGALMLIFHGTAHNDGATMLGDLFILINASSYAIFLVMVKPLMSKYSAVTVMAWCFLVGSVIVVPFGLHEFSVVDWPGLTWPQIGGLAFVVVMVTFVAYLLNTWALRVVQPSVAGTFIYLQPVLALLTAYVVMDGDLGLGWPQFTSAACIFVGVWLVGRREKRSVAGSP; translated from the coding sequence ATGCCTTCCCCGCTCGACCGCCGTTCCCTCGCGCTCGCCGCTCTCTTTTTCGTCAATCTGCTTTACGGCATCAACTACGTGGTGGCGAAAGGCCTGATGCCGGGCGTGATCGGGCCTTCCGGCCTCATTCTGCTCCGCGTTGCGGGCGCGAATCTCCTCTTCTGGCCGATGTGGTTGCTCAAGCGGGAACGCGTGGCCTGGAGCGATGCGAAGCGGTTGGTGCTCTGCGGTGTGTCAGGGGTGGCCATCAACCAACTGATGTTCTTCCACGGGCTCATGCGCACCTCGCCCGTGCATGCCAGCATCATCATGGTGGCCACGCCGATCCTCGTGCTGGTGCTCAGTGGCGTGCTCATCGGGGAGCGGATCACAAGGAACAAGGCGCTGGGCGTGGGGTTGGGCGCGGTCGGCGCATTGATGCTGATCTTCCATGGCACCGCGCACAATGACGGTGCCACCATGCTCGGCGACCTCTTCATCCTCATCAACGCCAGCTCCTATGCGATCTTTCTGGTGATGGTGAAGCCGCTGATGTCGAAGTACTCCGCAGTGACCGTGATGGCATGGTGCTTCCTGGTGGGCAGTGTGATCGTGGTGCCTTTCGGCCTGCATGAGTTTTCCGTGGTGGATTGGCCCGGTCTCACCTGGCCACAGATAGGCGGCCTGGCGTTCGTGGTGGTGATGGTGACCTTCGTGGCCTACCTGCTGAACACATGGGCGCTCCGCGTGGTACAGCCCAGCGTGGCGGGCACCTTCATTTATCTGCAGCCCGTACTGGCCTTGTTAACGGCATACGTCGTGATGGACGGCGACCTCGGCCTGGGTTGGCCGCAGTTCACAAGCGCGGCGTGCATTTTCGTAGGGGTGTGGTTGGTGGGAAGAAGGGAGAAAAGGAGCGTTGCGGGATCACCGTGA
- a CDS encoding YicC family protein, with protein sequence MTGFGRAEGLVNEKKVTVELRSLNSKQLDLQVKLPGAWREKETELRQWAGERVVRGKADLYVGAEGTKVDKRTTFNAEVIKAYYDELRKVADTVAPESSTDLLAVVLRMPDVMSTAKEEFDPEEWKSVFTLVEQAWAAYEEFRAAEGAKLHAELKQRTNNITNLLAEVTAMDSGRIARTRERILARLEELQAKVDQDRFEQELVFYLEKMDVTEEKLRLATHCDYFLKTMEEEECQGRKLGFITQEMGREINTLGSKSNDAEMQKRVVLMKDELEKIKEQMLNVL encoded by the coding sequence ATGACCGGCTTCGGCCGCGCCGAAGGTTTAGTGAATGAGAAGAAGGTGACCGTTGAACTGCGGTCGCTCAACAGCAAGCAGCTGGACCTGCAGGTGAAGTTGCCCGGAGCTTGGCGCGAAAAGGAAACGGAATTGCGGCAATGGGCCGGGGAGCGCGTGGTGCGCGGCAAGGCCGATCTGTACGTGGGCGCCGAAGGAACGAAGGTCGACAAGCGGACCACCTTCAATGCCGAGGTGATCAAAGCCTATTATGATGAACTGCGCAAGGTGGCCGATACGGTCGCCCCGGAAAGCAGCACGGACCTGCTGGCCGTGGTGCTCCGCATGCCGGACGTGATGTCCACCGCCAAGGAGGAGTTCGACCCCGAAGAGTGGAAGTCCGTTTTTACCTTGGTGGAACAGGCCTGGGCCGCTTACGAGGAATTCAGGGCCGCCGAAGGTGCCAAGCTGCACGCCGAACTGAAGCAGCGCACCAACAACATCACGAACCTGCTGGCCGAAGTGACCGCGATGGACAGCGGCCGGATCGCACGCACCCGGGAGCGCATCCTTGCTCGGCTGGAAGAGCTTCAGGCGAAGGTGGACCAGGACCGCTTCGAGCAGGAGCTGGTGTTCTATCTGGAAAAAATGGACGTGACAGAGGAGAAGCTACGCCTCGCCACCCATTGCGACTACTTCCTCAAGACGATGGAAGAGGAGGAATGCCAAGGCCGCAAACTCGGCTTCATCACGCAGGAAATGGGGCGCGAGATCAACACGCTCGGCTCCAAAAGCAACGATGCGGAAATGCAGAAGCGGGTGGTGCTGATGAAAGACGAGCTGGAGAAGATCAAGGAGCAGATGCTGAACGTGCTGTGA
- the gmk gene encoding guanylate kinase, whose translation MATEQGKCIIVSAPSGAGKTTIVRHLLGRDLDLDFSVSATSRPKRDYERDGHDYFFLSAEEFRKRIAADAFVEWEEVYPGRFYGTLRSEIERIWKDGRYPIFDVDVVGGLRLKEIFGENALSLFVSPPTIAALEQRLLLRGSETPESLRVRMDKASHELTFTVHYDQVVINDDMQLACEEAYSAVSGFLSA comes from the coding sequence ATGGCGACGGAACAGGGCAAATGCATCATCGTCTCGGCACCGTCCGGCGCGGGGAAGACCACCATCGTGCGGCATCTGCTGGGGCGCGACCTTGATCTGGATTTCTCCGTTTCAGCCACCAGCAGGCCCAAGCGGGATTACGAGCGTGATGGCCACGACTACTTTTTCCTTTCCGCCGAGGAGTTCCGTAAGCGCATCGCTGCGGACGCTTTTGTGGAATGGGAGGAGGTCTACCCCGGCCGGTTCTATGGCACATTGCGCAGCGAGATCGAGCGCATCTGGAAGGACGGGCGATACCCTATTTTCGATGTGGACGTAGTGGGCGGCCTTCGCCTGAAGGAGATCTTCGGTGAGAACGCGCTGTCGCTTTTCGTCTCGCCGCCTACCATCGCCGCATTGGAACAGCGTTTGCTGTTACGCGGTTCTGAAACTCCGGAATCACTGCGGGTCCGCATGGACAAAGCCTCTCACGAACTCACCTTCACCGTCCACTATGACCAGGTGGTGATCAATGACGATATGCAGCTTGCCTGTGAAGAAGCATACTCGGCCGTATCCGGATTCTTGAGCGCATGA
- the nadD gene encoding nicotinate (nicotinamide) nucleotide adenylyltransferase: MKIGCLFGSFDPPHLGHVLLAKYMREHQGLDQVWLVVTPQNPFKQDRKLSPEKHRLAMTHLAVQGLEGLSASGLELDMPRPNYTADTLTFMRKRWPQHRFSLIIGSDNLASLHEWKDASLMLEKTPVLVYPRPGLEEHLAQADLLYHPSVTVVPDAPQTPVSSTGIRVRLRNWHPVDGLLDPKVLAYIRQNGLYAG, encoded by the coding sequence ATGAAGATCGGTTGCCTGTTCGGTTCCTTCGACCCACCGCATCTGGGGCATGTGCTGCTGGCCAAGTACATGCGGGAGCACCAGGGCTTGGACCAGGTCTGGCTGGTGGTCACGCCACAGAACCCGTTCAAGCAGGACAGGAAGTTGAGCCCGGAGAAGCACCGCTTGGCCATGACGCACTTGGCCGTGCAAGGTTTGGAAGGCCTCAGCGCCAGCGGGCTGGAGTTGGACATGCCCCGGCCGAACTACACGGCGGACACGTTGACCTTCATGCGCAAACGCTGGCCGCAGCATAGGTTCTCGCTCATCATCGGGAGCGACAACTTGGCTTCCCTGCACGAATGGAAGGATGCCTCGCTGATGTTGGAGAAGACACCCGTGCTGGTCTATCCGCGCCCCGGGCTGGAAGAACACCTCGCCCAGGCGGACCTGCTCTACCACCCGTCCGTGACCGTTGTGCCCGATGCGCCGCAGACCCCCGTCTCCTCCACCGGCATCCGCGTGCGGCTCAGGAACTGGCACCCGGTGGACGGGCTGTTGGACCCGAAGGTCCTGGCGTATATCCGCCAGAACGGGCTTTACGCAGGTTGA
- a CDS encoding AAA family ATPase, whose amino-acid sequence MHRGAYLVGVAGGSGSGKTTLVRALRDLLPPESVCIVSQDDYYLPIEQQVKDANGKVNFDLPGALDLDLLAEDLRCLASGEAVYRQEYNFNMATEPRWMEIRPARVILVEGLFLLQHPGLRELFDLKVFVEASEEIQLSRRTARDGRERGYAMADVLYQWENHVMPAYREHLLPYRNHCDLHVVNESNFERALGVLRDHLMHKTGVPEFEALSA is encoded by the coding sequence ATGCATCGCGGCGCCTACCTAGTTGGTGTGGCCGGAGGCAGTGGATCGGGGAAGACCACCCTGGTACGCGCCCTCCGCGATCTGCTCCCCCCCGAAAGTGTGTGCATCGTATCCCAGGACGACTATTATCTGCCCATCGAGCAGCAGGTGAAGGATGCCAACGGCAAGGTGAATTTCGATCTGCCCGGCGCGCTGGACCTTGATCTGCTGGCCGAAGACCTGCGTTGCTTGGCCTCGGGAGAAGCGGTTTACCGCCAGGAATACAACTTCAACATGGCCACCGAGCCCCGTTGGATGGAGATCCGCCCGGCGCGCGTGATCTTGGTGGAAGGTCTTTTTCTTTTGCAACATCCCGGCCTGCGGGAGCTGTTCGACCTGAAGGTGTTCGTGGAAGCCAGCGAGGAGATCCAGCTGAGCCGCCGTACCGCACGGGACGGCCGTGAACGCGGCTATGCCATGGCCGACGTGCTGTACCAGTGGGAGAACCACGTGATGCCCGCCTACCGGGAGCACCTCCTTCCCTATCGCAACCATTGCGACCTGCACGTGGTGAACGAGAGCAATTTTGAACGGGCGTTGGGCGTGCTGCGGGATCACCTTATGCACAAGACCGGCGTGCCCGAATTCGAGGCCCTTTCGGCGTGA
- a CDS encoding 2-oxoisovalerate dehydrogenase → MKEIIFLVEESPEGGLEAKALDHSIFTDGADLKELEANVRDALICHFEDSERPKVVRLHMVKEVVFAA, encoded by the coding sequence ATGAAAGAGATCATTTTTCTGGTTGAGGAATCCCCCGAAGGCGGTTTGGAGGCCAAGGCATTGGACCATTCAATTTTCACCGATGGTGCGGACCTTAAGGAGTTGGAGGCAAATGTCCGCGATGCCTTGATCTGCCATTTTGAGGACAGCGAGCGCCCGAAGGTGGTGCGCTTACACATGGTGAAGGAAGTGGTGTTCGCTGCATGA
- a CDS encoding type II toxin-antitoxin system HicA family toxin codes for MRIPRDLDGRELIAALGKLGYEVTRQSGSHIRLTTSRNGVHHITIPEHRPLKVGTLSAILRDVAVHHSLSRDALMASLFSKT; via the coding sequence ATGAGGATTCCACGCGACCTCGACGGTAGGGAGTTGATCGCCGCCCTTGGGAAACTGGGTTATGAGGTCACTCGACAGAGCGGCAGCCATATTCGTTTGACGACCTCCCGCAACGGTGTCCATCACATCACTATCCCGGAACACCGCCCACTGAAGGTGGGGACATTGTCCGCAATATTGCGTGATGTCGCCGTCCATCATAGCCTGAGCAGGGATGCTCTGATGGCCTCGCTCTTCAGTAAGACCTGA
- a CDS encoding MOSC domain-containing protein, giving the protein MTSPTTLASIHIYPVKSLGGFSVPDIRLTDRGLEHDRRWMLIDPDGRFLSQRECQAMACLHCAAHGNGFRVTDVRNGNTVDVPWSLQEAERVKAKVWDDDVDLMLGPAFMHQWFSETLQRPVRLAYMPDSTVRTTDPTYADVPVALNDGYPSLIISQASLDDLNARLGTPVRMDRFRPNFVITGGAPFQEDDWKTIIIGETHFNIVKPCARCVIITTDQRTGERSKEPLRTLATFRSVGNKVRFGMNATFAEMGTIHVGVPVQVNA; this is encoded by the coding sequence ATGACATCGCCCACCACGCTCGCTTCCATCCACATCTACCCGGTCAAATCCTTAGGTGGATTTTCTGTTCCGGACATACGCTTGACGGACAGAGGTTTGGAGCACGATCGCCGCTGGATGCTGATCGATCCCGATGGCCGGTTCCTGTCGCAACGGGAATGCCAGGCCATGGCATGCCTGCATTGCGCAGCGCACGGTAACGGGTTCCGTGTCACCGATGTGCGGAATGGGAATACGGTCGATGTACCGTGGTCTCTTCAGGAGGCGGAACGCGTCAAGGCCAAAGTCTGGGACGATGATGTAGACCTGATGCTCGGCCCTGCTTTCATGCATCAATGGTTCAGCGAAACCCTGCAACGCCCGGTGCGACTGGCCTACATGCCAGACAGTACGGTGCGCACCACGGACCCGACCTACGCCGATGTCCCCGTGGCGCTCAACGACGGTTATCCGTCCCTGATCATTTCGCAAGCCTCGTTGGACGACCTCAATGCGCGGCTGGGAACACCGGTGCGGATGGACCGCTTTCGCCCCAACTTCGTAATTACAGGCGGCGCGCCGTTCCAAGAGGATGATTGGAAAACCATCATCATCGGCGAGACGCACTTCAACATCGTGAAACCCTGCGCGCGTTGCGTCATCATCACCACGGACCAGCGAACGGGCGAGCGCTCGAAAGAGCCCTTGCGAACGTTGGCCACCTTTCGCTCCGTGGGGAACAAGGTGCGTTTTGGGATGAATGCGACATTTGCTGAAATGGGGACGATCCATGTCGGTGTCCCCGTGCAGGTGAACGCATGA
- a CDS encoding queuosine precursor transporter yields MIHAILNDKATRLYIILGSFFVASAIVAEMIGVKLFQLETALGIDKADFTLLGQHHLSFVLSVGVLPWPIIFIMTDVINDYFGVRGVRFLTLITAGLIAFTYVLMWFAIHMPPDLGWWMTSSAGQGVPDMQAAFKSIFGQGNNIIIGSLTAFIIGQLVDASIFRRLKRITGDRRIWLRATGSTLISQLIDSVVVTYVAFWLFKGMPFAQCTALVITAYSYKFVVALLSTPVIYLVHASVERYVGKERAHAMREAAMVLRADQ; encoded by the coding sequence ATGATCCACGCGATACTCAACGATAAGGCCACGCGCCTCTATATCATCCTCGGCTCCTTCTTTGTGGCCAGCGCCATCGTCGCGGAGATGATCGGTGTGAAACTCTTCCAGTTGGAGACCGCGCTTGGCATCGACAAGGCGGATTTCACCTTGTTGGGCCAGCATCATTTGTCCTTCGTGCTCAGCGTGGGCGTGCTGCCGTGGCCCATCATCTTCATCATGACCGATGTGATCAACGATTACTTCGGTGTGCGCGGCGTACGCTTCCTCACCTTGATCACTGCGGGATTGATCGCCTTCACGTATGTCCTGATGTGGTTCGCCATCCACATGCCCCCGGACCTCGGCTGGTGGATGACGAGTAGCGCAGGTCAAGGCGTACCGGACATGCAGGCGGCGTTCAAGAGCATCTTCGGGCAGGGCAACAACATCATCATCGGTTCACTTACGGCTTTCATCATCGGGCAGCTTGTGGACGCGAGCATCTTCCGCAGGCTCAAGCGCATCACTGGTGACAGGCGCATTTGGCTGCGCGCCACCGGCAGCACGCTCATCAGCCAGCTCATCGACAGCGTTGTGGTGACCTACGTGGCGTTCTGGCTCTTCAAGGGCATGCCTTTCGCGCAATGCACCGCGTTGGTGATCACGGCATACAGCTATAAATTCGTCGTTGCCCTTTTGTCCACTCCGGTGATCTACCTCGTTCATGCGAGCGTGGAGCGCTATGTGGGGAAGGAACGCGCGCACGCCATGCGGGAGGCCGCGATGGTGCTGAGGGCCGACCAGTGA
- a CDS encoding c-type cytochrome: protein MKKFLKVIGILLAVLVLIIIGGLTYITQALPDIPVPKDLHVELTPERLARGEYLANHVAVCMDCHSTRDWNKFAAPPEPGTLGKGGEMFDQTMGFPGSFVAKNITPFNLKGWSDGEIYRAITSGVDKDGRAFFPVMPYLYYSKLATEDVYSIIAYVRSLPSIESHPGDSKADFPMNIILHTIPEPAHPVPLPKLTDPGYGAYITNAAGCRECHTKQEKGKMVGEPFAGGFEFRFPNGATLRSSNITPDPVNGIGEWDKATFIRKFKQFADSSYVPAPIDWKAGDFQTVMPWMMYAGMTEQDLGAIYDHLRTVPAVATKVEYWSPAE from the coding sequence ATGAAAAAGTTCCTGAAGGTCATCGGCATTCTGTTGGCCGTGCTGGTGCTCATCATCATCGGTGGCCTCACCTACATCACACAGGCCCTTCCGGACATTCCGGTGCCTAAAGACCTGCATGTGGAGCTAACACCGGAGCGCTTGGCCCGGGGGGAATACTTAGCCAACCATGTAGCGGTCTGCATGGACTGCCACAGCACCCGCGACTGGAACAAATTCGCCGCACCACCGGAGCCCGGCACGCTGGGGAAGGGAGGCGAGATGTTCGACCAGACCATGGGTTTCCCCGGTAGTTTCGTGGCAAAGAACATCACCCCGTTCAACCTGAAGGGCTGGAGCGACGGGGAGATATACCGTGCGATCACCAGTGGGGTGGATAAGGATGGCCGCGCCTTCTTCCCGGTGATGCCCTATCTCTACTACAGCAAACTGGCGACGGAGGACGTGTACAGCATCATTGCCTATGTGCGTTCGTTGCCGTCCATCGAGAGCCACCCCGGGGATTCCAAGGCGGACTTCCCGATGAACATCATTCTGCACACCATCCCGGAACCGGCGCACCCCGTGCCGCTGCCAAAGCTCACGGACCCGGGGTACGGCGCGTACATCACCAATGCCGCAGGCTGCCGCGAATGCCACACCAAGCAGGAAAAGGGCAAGATGGTGGGCGAGCCCTTCGCCGGCGGATTCGAGTTCCGCTTCCCGAACGGCGCCACCTTACGCTCCTCCAATATCACACCGGATCCGGTGAACGGCATCGGCGAATGGGACAAGGCGACCTTCATCCGCAAGTTCAAGCAGTTCGCGGACAGCAGCTACGTGCCTGCCCCGATCGACTGGAAAGCAGGAGACTTCCAAACAGTGATGCCTTGGATGATGTACGCCGGCATGACCGAGCAGGACCTAGGCGCGATCTACGACCACCTACGCACGGTACCCGCCGTGGCAACGAAGGTGGAGTACTGGTCACCCGCCGAATAG
- the rlmN gene encoding 23S rRNA (adenine(2503)-C(2))-methyltransferase RlmN, producing MNAKPIDLRELSKEEVIALVAELGEKPYRAAQVWEWLWKTHAPSIEAMSNLSKDFRAKLAERAVLRPLVIAEQQKSDDGTIKCAFRTWDGHIVEGVLIPTEKRITACVSSQIGCSLDCDFCATGRLKRVRNLSAGEIVDQVVQIARLAEEHLKRPLTNIVYMGMGEPLLNYTNTMRSAERINAEDGLGMSYRRITVSTAGLAKQIRELGDDGAKFNLALSLHAATDEKRSSLMPINDTNNLEELLSALRHYTRLTRKDITFEYILFRDFNDSLEDARDLVRLCSKVDAKVNLIEYNATDDGRFQRTPIEQALKFQNYLESKGITTRIRRSRGRDIDAACGQLANKNEPAVKGGERVMKSAVTKD from the coding sequence ATGAACGCCAAGCCCATCGACCTTCGTGAACTTTCCAAGGAGGAGGTCATAGCCCTCGTTGCCGAGCTGGGCGAGAAGCCTTACCGCGCCGCGCAGGTGTGGGAGTGGTTGTGGAAGACGCATGCGCCCTCGATCGAGGCGATGAGCAATCTTTCCAAAGACTTCCGGGCGAAGTTGGCCGAGCGAGCCGTATTGCGCCCACTGGTGATCGCCGAGCAGCAGAAGAGCGACGACGGCACCATCAAATGTGCTTTCCGCACATGGGACGGCCACATCGTGGAAGGTGTGCTGATCCCCACGGAAAAGCGCATCACAGCCTGCGTCAGCTCGCAGATCGGGTGCAGCCTGGATTGTGACTTCTGCGCCACGGGCAGGCTGAAGCGTGTGCGCAACCTGAGCGCAGGCGAGATCGTGGACCAAGTGGTGCAGATCGCACGCTTGGCCGAGGAGCATCTCAAGCGCCCGCTCACCAACATCGTGTACATGGGCATGGGCGAGCCGCTGCTGAACTATACCAACACCATGCGCAGCGCCGAGCGCATCAACGCGGAGGACGGCCTGGGCATGAGCTACCGCCGGATCACGGTGAGCACTGCGGGCCTCGCCAAGCAGATCCGCGAACTCGGTGATGACGGGGCCAAGTTCAATCTCGCCCTTTCGTTGCACGCCGCCACTGATGAGAAGCGCAGTAGCCTGATGCCGATCAACGACACCAACAACCTGGAGGAGCTGCTTTCCGCGCTGCGCCACTACACGCGCCTCACACGCAAGGACATCACGTTCGAGTACATCCTCTTCCGGGACTTCAACGACTCGCTTGAGGACGCGCGTGATCTGGTGCGCCTCTGCAGCAAAGTGGACGCCAAGGTGAACCTGATCGAGTACAACGCCACCGATGACGGGCGTTTCCAGCGCACACCGATCGAGCAGGCCTTGAAGTTCCAGAACTATTTGGAGAGCAAGGGCATCACGACGCGCATCCGCCGCAGTCGCGGTCGTGACATCGACGCGGCCTGCGGACAGTTGGCCAACAAGAACGAGCCGGCGGTGAAGGGCGGGGAACGGGTGATGAAGTCGGCGGTTACAAAGGATTAG